A window of Anaerobacillus sp. CMMVII genomic DNA:
CAGCTAAGTTTTGAAAAACAGCTCTAACATCTTCTGGAAGGTTTTCAATGGTAATCAATTTTTCATACATTTTGATGTTATCAATTTCACCATCAACCCCAGATAAGAATGCGTCTTTTAGTGTATTAGGTGGAATTACATATTTTTTTGCCACATTCTCTGGCACACTCACCTTATACATCTTAAATAGCGGCAGCAGGGCGGCGATGTGCCTTTGCTCAGCACGTTTGATTTGATTAAAGGGCCTTATGTCACCAAACTTCTCAAGAATGGCATCATATCTTGCTTGGGCAAGATATTCATCTTCAAGTGCATAAATCAATCCCTCTTCTAAGGTGATCGTACTGTCGGCAAGCGCTCCCTTTGCTCCATAGTTCTCGGGTATTGGATCTTGAGCAAAGCTAACTGTCACTGAAAAAAGTGAAATGAGAAAGAACATAAAGATAAAGCTAGTTTTTGTTTTCATCGGAATACTCCTTTCAATTATGTGTCACTGGTTATTTTAACATAAAGGAAAAAAGCATACTAAAAAAGTAGAAAAGGTACTATCTCCGGGGAGATAATACCTATTCTATTTTTACAACTCTGTTCCACCTTTGTTTTTCATGAAGTTTTTCATGCCTTCGATGTTTCCACTCTTCATCAATCCTTGCATCATGCCACCCATTCGGCCTTGCATCATGCCATCTTCACCATGGCAACGATTAAACATTTCTTCTAATTCTTCGTCTTCTAAGTCAGGATGCATTTCTTGCATAAATGGTAACATGTCTTTGAAATTGAAGTTCTCAAAAACATCGTCTGAATTTGCTAAAGCTACTGATCCAATCCCTAAAACTAATGCTGTTGCTGTTACTGCCGCAATCATTTTCTTTTTCATCATTTACCATCTCCTTTTCTATTTCTACTTACATTGTAACCACAGGATGTAAAGAAGTTATGAAGAATATATAGTAATGTTATGTACATTCTCTATTTTTTTCATGAGTGTGCTATAATTTCACCAACTAAGCGAAAGGGAGTGTTCACTTTGGCGCTAAAAATTCTTGTCGTTGACGATGAACCAATGATTATAGATGTGATAAAGGCCTACCTCGAGCGAGCGGGCTATGTCGTCTATTCAGCTTTAAGTGGATCTCAAGCGTTGAAAACGTTCAGAGATGTAAATCCCGACTTTCTAATTCTAGACTTAATGCTACCGGATTTTTCGGGAGAAGAAATTTGTAAACGAGTTCGAGAAACGAGTGATGTACCAATCATGATGCTTACCGCAAAAACAGCAGAAGAGGATAGAATTAATGGGATCGTTATTGGGGCTGATGATTATTTAACAAAACCTTTTAGCCCTCGTGAAGTTGTTGTTCGTGTAGAAGCGATCTTACGAAGAACAAAGCAAGCAAGTGGCAGAGATATACTATCGTTTAACGATAAAGATCTAATGATAGATTTCTTAAAAAAAGAAGTACGGGTAAAGGGTAACGAAATCACTTTGACTCCAAATGAATTTAAATTACTAGTAGCGATGGCCGAATATCCTGGACGTGTATATAGCCGCCTAGACCTCCTTGATAAGATGCAAAGTGAAAGCTATGAAGGGTATGAGCGAAGCATTGATGTTCATATCAAAAATTTACGAAAAAAATTCGAAACCGATACCAAAAATCCTGAATATGTCATTACTGTTTTTGGGATGGGCTATAAATTTGGAGGTAAATTAGATGTTTCGAACCCTTCAATCTAGGTTGATGTTCTTTTTTCTACTTGTTTCGCTCGGTGGAATTATTTTCGTGAGTGGAGTCATCCAGTATAGTTTTACTGGGAGCTTTAATGAATATTTAGAAACGAAGCGTACGGAACAAGTTGCAGCGGTAGTTGAGAGGTTAGAAGAGGAGTACCACAATTTGGGACAAATTACAGGCGAGACAATGATGCCTATTTTCCACCAACATGCAATGGTAGATCAATTGTTTTTTCAATATTATGATGAAAATGATACACTCATTATTGATTCGGCTAGGCATTTACATATGATGCAAATGCCTAGGATTGAAAATCTCGATCGTGATCTTTACAGTATAACGGTTGATGATCAACAAATAGGCACATTACTTGTCTTTTTTCCAAGAGAATATGTAAATATCGATTCGCAATTTTTACAGCAGTTTAATAAATACATTGTCGTTGCAGCACTTACAATGATCCTGATCTCAATTTTGATTTCGTACCTTCTGTCGAAAAAGCTTAGTCAAGGTTTACGCAGAGTTTCAATGGCTACAGGTGAGCTACGGAAAAACAACCTAGAAATTAGAATTCCTGAGGATAATCAAGTCGAAGAGATAAATCAGCTAGCAAAGTCTTTTAATGATTTAGCTTTATCTTTAAGCAATCAAGAGAAATTAAGAAAACAATTTACCAATGATCTTGCACATGAGTTGCGGACACCACTTGCAACTCTAAGAAGTCAAATTGAGGCTTTTTTAGATGGGGTTTGGGAGCCGACGCCAGAACGATTGCAACAAGGACATCAAGAGTTAATGCGATTAGTACGCTTAGTTGATGATTTAGAAAAATTGCTTGCAGCGGAGAACCCACAAATTCAATTACGGCTAACGAATATTAACTTGAGGGATGCCTTGCAGTCATTGAACGTTTCCTTTCATTCTCTATTCAAGGAAAAAGGAATTCGACTACACATTGAAGAAGCAAAACCTGAGCTATTTATTCACGCAGATCAGGACCGCTTTTATCAAATTCTGATCAACCTTTTAAATAATGCTTTGAAGTACACGAATGAAGGTGGAACGGTTACGTTAACAACAAAGCAAAAGGATGATGAGGTCCATTTTATCATCGAAGATAATGGTCAAGGTATCTCAGAAGCAGATTTGCCACATATTTATGAACGTTTTTACCGCGGCGAAAAATCAAGAAATCGAAAAACTGGCGGTGTGGGCATTGGACTCTCGATCGTGAAGGCGTTAGTGGATGCTCATAAAGGAAAGATAATGATAGAAAGTGAACAAACTAAAGGAACTAAGGTAGTTGTTAGTCTTCCAAAAAGTGAATGAAAAATCATAGAACCTCCCTTGTCACATTTTAACTATAGTTTCTTAATAGTTTCTCCATGATTTCTTGTTAAACTTTCATTAATTAAGACAAAGGAGATGGAGTCATGAAAGCAAAAAAGTTATTAATAACACTAGGGTTAGCTAGTATCGTTGCCATTATTTCAGCTTGTGGTTCGGATTCAGAGGCTAAGCAAGGCGAACCCATCGTTATTGGTGCGCAAGTAGAAAATCCAGAACAGGTTACATCTTTTTCACATATTCATGGGCTTTCAAAACACCCGAGTGATAACAACAAACTATTGTTAGCAAGTCATTACGGATTAATTGAATACGATAAAGAGTCTACAGAAGCTCATTTTGTTGGGAGCGAGAGATTTGATTTAATGGGATATTCAGTTGTCTCTGGCACGGATATATTAATGACAAGTGGTCATCCAGGAGAAGGAAGTAAATTGCCAAATCCATTAGGTTTTCTTTGGAGTGAGGACTTTGGCCAAACGTGGGAAGTTCGTGGGTTACATGGAATGATTGATTTTCATGGGCTAACAGCCACGAGTGATCATTCGATTCTTTTAGGATACGGTTCTGACGCTAAAAGTGACGCAATTCTGAAGTCTACTGATCAAGGATTTACCTGGGAAGTACTCAAAACAAAAGGCTTACCATTAAGTCATGATGAATTCTTTGATTTAGGGGTAGCCCCAAATAATGGTGAGATTGCTTATGCAGCGACGAGTAAAGGTTTATTTTATTCCAATAACGGTGGCGTAGATTGGGTAAAAAAATTCGACGGTTATTTTACCGCACTAACCGTTCTTGGTGAAGAAGAAGTCGTTTTTTATGAAGCAAGTGAGAATGGACTATATCGTTTAAACGGTGAGGAAGTTATCACGTACGATCTCTATTTAGGAGCCGACGCAGTAAACTATATCGTAGTGGATGTTGAGTCTTCGGCTGTAACTGTAGCCACCTTTCAAAATAACCTATTAGAAACAACTGACCATGGAGGCACATGGGAAACATTGCTTAAAGAAGGTAATTTTTAAGTGAATAAGAGGATGGAGCGTGAATTAGATAATTCACGCTCTTTTTGATGTTGGCGCTTTAACCAAAGATAATTAGATAAATCCCTAAGTTGAACAATTCATCCAGAAAAGAGCAATAAGTAGTGAAATCTTAGCTTTCACATAAGTAAACAAAATTGCGAAAACAGCGTTGTTTTTGAAGGAACGTATAAGTAGATAAGGTTCTACGCAACCTGGATTTATAAAAATTACGGGGCTGGGTTACATAAGTGGATTTTACGCGACTGAATTTTACAATAATTAGGAGAAAGTGGTACATAAACGAGTTTTACGAGACTGAATTTTACAATGATTAGGAGGGAGTGGTACATAAACGAGTTTTACGAGACTAAATTTTACAATGANNAGGAGAAGTCGGTACATAAACGAGTTTTATGAGACTGAATTTTACAATAATTAGGAGAAAGTGGTACATAAACGAGTTTTACGAGACTGAATTTTACAATAATTAGGAGGAGTCGGTATATAAACGAGTTTTACGCGACTAAATTTTACAATAATTAGGAGAAAGTGGTACATAAACGAGTTTTACGAGACTAAATTTTACAATAATTAGGAGAAAACGGCGCATAAACGAGNTTTACGCGACTGGAATTTACAATAATTAGGAGAAAGTGGTACATAAAAGAGTTTTACGCGACTAAATTTTACAATAATTAAGAGAAAGTGGTACATAAACGATACGAGACTAAATTTTACAATAATTAGGAGAAGTTGATACATAAAGAGTTTTACGAGACTAAATTTTACAATAATTAGGAGAAAGCGGCACATAAAAGAGTTTTACGAGACTAAATTTTACAATAATTAGGAGAAAGTGGCACATAAAAGAGTTTTACGAGACTAAATTTTACAATAATTAGGAGAAAGTGGTACATAAACGAGTTTTACGTGACTGAAATTTACAATAATTAGGAGAAGTTGGTACATAAACGAGTTTTATGCGACTAAATTTTACAATAATTAGGAGAAAGTGGTACATAAACGAGTTTTTCGAGACTAAATTTTACAATAATTAGGAGAAAGTGGCACATAAAAGAGTTTTACGAGACTAAATTTTACAATAATTAGGAGTAGTTGGTACATAAACGAGTTTTACGCGACTAAATTTTACAATAATTAGGAGAAGTTGGTACATAAACGAGTTTTACGCGACTAAATTTTACAATAATTAGGAGAAAGTGGTACATAAACGAGTTTTTCGAGACTAAATTTTACAATAATTAGGAGAAAGTGGCACATAAAAGAGTTTTACGAGACTAAATTTTACAATAATTAGGAGAAGTTGGTACATAAACGAGTTTTACGAGACTGAATTTTACAATAATTAGGAGAAAACGGCGGCATAAACGAGTTCTGTGCGACTGATTTCACAAATTACGAGACATTCCATGCAATACCCAAAAACTATCAAGAAACTGTGTGGAAAGATTGAGGGATTATTGACAACGTGGGTAATCGTTTTTCTCAGAGTGACCTTTCTCACTTCGAGTCGTGCTCCTTCTTTTTATACTTAAGACATACCATACTAAAGGGGGACATTAACAATGAAAACATCAATGAGATGGTTCACTACGATAGCAGTTTTAGCTTTAATATTACTTTTAGCTGCATGTGGTGAGGAAACAGAAACGGGATCAATTCAAGAAGAGAAGGTCGAAGGTGCGACCGAAGTTGAAACAGAACCGACTATAGAGGTAGGGGTAGAAGTAGAAGAGAGCTACGTTGTTGTGGTAGCCAACGAAAAAGATGAAACATTATCTCTGATCTATTATCCAGAACAAAGACAAGAAATCATCGAGCTAGATGGTCAGGCTCATAATGTAGAAATCAATGTTGAAACAGAGTTAGTTTGGGTTACGATCAATCCGCCGCATGATGATAAAGACGGACATGGACATGGTCATGGACATGATGACAACCTAGAAAAGGTAGTTGCATATGATTTAAATACATTACAGAAGGTAGAGGAGTATGAGGTAGGTAATCACCCTGCCCATGTATCAACGACTCAGGATGGAAATATTGTTGTTGTAAGTAATTCTGGAGATAATACGGTAACCATTATTAATCGTGAGAGTGCTGAATTAGCGACGGTTCCGGTTGGTGAATATCCACATGGTCTTCGCATTTCCGTGGATCAAAAATTTGTTTTTATCGCAAATATGAAAAGTGCTGATATGAGCATTGTTGATCTGGAAACAAAAGAAGAAGTAAACCGCGTCGTCGTTGGTAATGGTGCTGTTCAAACAGGGATTTCACATGATGGTCAGTATGCATTTGTTGGTTTGCATTTGGATAATCAACTAGCTGTCGTTGATGTTGCGACACAAGAATTAATGAAGCTAATTGATACTGGTGTGGGGCCAGTGCAAATGTACGCTAGCTACGATAACCGGTATGTGATCGTAGCAA
This region includes:
- a CDS encoding cytochrome D1 domain-containing protein; translated protein: MKTSMRWFTTIAVLALILLLAACGEETETGSIQEEKVEGATEVETEPTIEVGVEVEESYVVVVANEKDETLSLIYYPEQRQEIIELDGQAHNVEINVETELVWVTINPPHDDKDGHGHGHGHDDNLEKVVAYDLNTLQKVEEYEVGNHPAHVSTTQDGNIVVVSNSGDNTVTIINRESAELATVPVGEYPHGLRISVDQKFVFIANMKSADMSIVDLETKEEVNRVVVGNGAVQTGISHDGQYAFVGLHLDNQLAVVDVATQELMKLIDTGVGPVQMYASYDNRYVIVANQGSEDAPSDTITIVSLETLEVVKEIQLGKGAHGIVISKDSRYAFVTNMFEDTVSVVDLETLEETTRIEVGYYPNGISIN
- a CDS encoding response regulator transcription factor — protein: MALKILVVDDEPMIIDVIKAYLERAGYVVYSALSGSQALKTFRDVNPDFLILDLMLPDFSGEEICKRVRETSDVPIMMLTAKTAEEDRINGIVIGADDYLTKPFSPREVVVRVEAILRRTKQASGRDILSFNDKDLMIDFLKKEVRVKGNEITLTPNEFKLLVAMAEYPGRVYSRLDLLDKMQSESYEGYERSIDVHIKNLRKKFETDTKNPEYVITVFGMGYKFGGKLDVSNPSI
- a CDS encoding DUF2202 domain-containing protein — encoded protein: MKTKTSFIFMFFLISLFSVTVSFAQDPIPENYGAKGALADSTITLEEGLIYALEDEYLAQARYDAILEKFGDIRPFNQIKRAEQRHIAALLPLFKMYKVSVPENVAKKYVIPPNTLKDAFLSGVDGEIDNIKMYEKLITIENLPEDVRAVFQNLADASIRHLEAFKRGLSGQ
- a CDS encoding cell wall metabolism sensor histidine kinase WalK; this encodes MFRTLQSRLMFFFLLVSLGGIIFVSGVIQYSFTGSFNEYLETKRTEQVAAVVERLEEEYHNLGQITGETMMPIFHQHAMVDQLFFQYYDENDTLIIDSARHLHMMQMPRIENLDRDLYSITVDDQQIGTLLVFFPREYVNIDSQFLQQFNKYIVVAALTMILISILISYLLSKKLSQGLRRVSMATGELRKNNLEIRIPEDNQVEEINQLAKSFNDLALSLSNQEKLRKQFTNDLAHELRTPLATLRSQIEAFLDGVWEPTPERLQQGHQELMRLVRLVDDLEKLLAAENPQIQLRLTNINLRDALQSLNVSFHSLFKEKGIRLHIEEAKPELFIHADQDRFYQILINLLNNALKYTNEGGTVTLTTKQKDDEVHFIIEDNGQGISEADLPHIYERFYRGEKSRNRKTGGVGIGLSIVKALVDAHKGKIMIESEQTKGTKVVVSLPKSE
- a CDS encoding F510_1955 family glycosylhydrolase, with translation MKAKKLLITLGLASIVAIISACGSDSEAKQGEPIVIGAQVENPEQVTSFSHIHGLSKHPSDNNKLLLASHYGLIEYDKESTEAHFVGSERFDLMGYSVVSGTDILMTSGHPGEGSKLPNPLGFLWSEDFGQTWEVRGLHGMIDFHGLTATSDHSILLGYGSDAKSDAILKSTDQGFTWEVLKTKGLPLSHDEFFDLGVAPNNGEIAYAATSKGLFYSNNGGVDWVKKFDGYFTALTVLGEEEVVFYEASENGLYRLNGEEVITYDLYLGADAVNYIVVDVESSAVTVATFQNNLLETTDHGGTWETLLKEGNF